One genomic region from bacterium encodes:
- a CDS encoding aminoacetone oxidase family FAD-binding enzyme, whose protein sequence is MEKATIGIVGAGPAGMMAALQAARAGGRVLLFDANPVVGRKLAVTGSGRCNITNSHIEPHRYACDDSAFAARVLERFGQPHLVEFLEGIAVPVYAMADGWCYPRSGSATAVVEAFAAALELAGVEVHTGEKVHDFTPAGEGWILSGRREYPVGRLIVAAGGAAQPNLGSRGELFPILARLGHTLRPSRPALAPVTAEMRRLHKLQGVRMDVGLQLCRGESILAEETGNVIFTQWGLNGPAAMDLSHLISARPGEALDLVVNFVAGAEAELSLQLRRFTGTAWPLKVLLAGLLPPKVARFIVHSAGLDPGIRVKDLAKAEHEVLWQQLTRTRLKVLGTRGLEFAQVSAGGVPAAEVSPETMASCKARALFLAGEVLDVVGPCGGYNLQLAFSTGALAGRAAAS, encoded by the coding sequence GTGGAGAAAGCGACTATTGGCATCGTGGGTGCAGGCCCGGCCGGGATGATGGCCGCGCTGCAAGCGGCGCGGGCTGGAGGGCGGGTCCTGCTGTTCGACGCCAACCCGGTGGTCGGGCGCAAGCTGGCGGTGACCGGCAGCGGCCGCTGCAATATCACCAATAGCCATATCGAGCCGCATCGGTACGCGTGTGATGACAGCGCTTTTGCGGCGCGGGTTCTGGAGCGCTTTGGACAACCCCATCTGGTTGAGTTTCTGGAGGGCATCGCGGTTCCCGTGTATGCCATGGCGGACGGCTGGTGTTACCCGCGCTCCGGTTCGGCCACTGCCGTCGTGGAGGCCTTTGCGGCTGCCCTGGAGTTGGCCGGTGTCGAAGTGCACACCGGCGAGAAGGTGCATGATTTTACGCCGGCCGGCGAGGGATGGATTCTAAGCGGCCGGCGAGAATACCCTGTCGGCCGGCTGATCGTCGCCGCCGGCGGTGCGGCTCAGCCGAATCTAGGATCCCGGGGTGAGCTTTTCCCGATTCTTGCCCGGCTTGGGCATACGCTGCGGCCGTCGCGGCCGGCGCTGGCTCCGGTCACCGCTGAAATGCGTCGCCTCCACAAATTGCAGGGGGTGCGGATGGACGTCGGCCTGCAGCTCTGCCGCGGGGAGAGCATCCTGGCGGAGGAGACGGGCAATGTCATCTTTACGCAATGGGGGCTCAACGGCCCCGCGGCGATGGATCTCAGCCATCTCATCAGCGCACGACCGGGGGAGGCGCTCGATCTGGTGGTCAATTTTGTTGCGGGAGCCGAAGCCGAACTGAGTCTGCAGCTGCGGCGCTTCACGGGCACGGCATGGCCGTTGAAGGTGCTCCTTGCCGGGCTGCTGCCGCCCAAGGTAGCCCGGTTCATCGTCCATAGTGCAGGGCTGGATCCCGGGATCCGGGTGAAGGATCTCGCGAAGGCGGAACATGAGGTGCTTTGGCAGCAGCTGACGCGGACCCGGCTGAAGGTTCTCGGGACACGCGGTCTGGAATTTGCCCAGGTTTCCGCCGGGGGGGTGCCGGCGGCCGAGGTCTCTCCGGAGACGATGGCCTCGTGCAAGGCGCGGGCTCTTTTCCTGGCCGGCGAGGTCCTTGATGTAGTCGGCCCTTGCGGGGGATACAATCTGCAGTTAGCCTTCAGTACCGGCGCTTTGGCTGGCCGGGCCGCCGCCTCTTAG
- a CDS encoding GNAT family N-acetyltransferase: MPNATSHIIRPATAADATALLELIRGIAEYERLTHAVINTEAAILKNGFGPDPYFHALLCEAPGRERPVGFALYFFTYSTFTGKPSLYLEDLFVRPEERGSGFGKALFLELVRIAREKECGRMEWSVLNWNRPAIDFYLRMGAKPLDDWTVYRLDEAALAALAKPPA; encoded by the coding sequence ATGCCGAACGCCACCTCGCATATCATCCGCCCCGCAACCGCCGCTGACGCCACCGCCTTGCTGGAATTGATCCGCGGCATCGCCGAATATGAGCGGCTGACACACGCCGTGATCAACACCGAAGCGGCAATCCTTAAAAATGGATTCGGACCGGATCCCTATTTCCACGCGCTCCTGTGCGAAGCTCCCGGCCGGGAACGACCGGTCGGTTTCGCGCTTTACTTCTTCACCTACTCCACTTTCACCGGCAAACCGAGCCTCTATCTTGAGGATCTCTTCGTCCGTCCCGAGGAACGTGGCAGCGGCTTCGGGAAGGCGCTCTTTCTGGAATTGGTCCGGATTGCGCGGGAAAAGGAATGCGGTAGGATGGAGTGGTCGGTGCTGAACTGGAACCGCCCGGCCATCGACTTTTATCTGCGGATGGGTGCAAAACCCCTGGATGATTGGACGGTCTACCGTCTGGACGAAGCGGCCTTGGCCGCACTGGCAAAACCTCCAGCCTAA
- a CDS encoding peptidylprolyl isomerase has product MRQVFISSLLAVALLISSCGGQKGMKLEKGTPIYDVAKELAKSYPAVDPDANKTLVKCKYFTITPGSFFTEMQMAMGKNIDQIKTLDPKRLPDFLKVNIERMGERNLLLEGAKRAGILVAPTEIDSTLKFIYAQNGGEEAFLKRLGGEGISIETVKKDVEREMVMRKYFDKLYAEVKVTDADLKEAYGQDKTASVRHILLMTQGKDEAGKAEARKKIEGLLNRAKAGEDFATLAKENTEDPGSKANGGLYENFPHGHMVKPFEDAAFSVPVGGLSDVIETQYGYHILQVIDRKKETRPFEEVKGELEQQLQRSKRRELNSSIVEKLKKESDYEIFV; this is encoded by the coding sequence ATGCGCCAAGTGTTTATTTCGAGCCTGCTGGCGGTTGCCCTGCTGATCAGCAGCTGCGGCGGTCAAAAAGGGATGAAGCTGGAAAAGGGAACACCCATCTATGACGTCGCCAAGGAGCTCGCGAAATCCTATCCTGCCGTCGATCCTGATGCCAATAAAACCCTGGTAAAATGCAAATATTTCACCATCACCCCCGGTAGTTTTTTCACCGAGATGCAAATGGCCATGGGCAAGAATATCGATCAGATCAAGACCTTGGATCCCAAACGCTTGCCCGATTTCCTTAAGGTGAACATCGAACGCATGGGTGAACGCAACCTGTTGCTGGAAGGCGCCAAAAGAGCCGGAATCCTCGTCGCCCCGACCGAAATCGACAGCACTCTGAAATTCATCTACGCCCAGAACGGCGGAGAAGAAGCCTTCCTCAAACGCCTCGGCGGCGAGGGAATCAGCATCGAGACCGTTAAAAAGGACGTCGAGCGCGAGATGGTGATGCGCAAGTACTTCGACAAGCTCTACGCCGAGGTCAAGGTGACCGATGCCGACCTCAAGGAGGCCTATGGCCAAGACAAGACCGCCTCGGTTCGTCACATCCTGCTTATGACTCAGGGCAAGGATGAAGCCGGGAAAGCCGAAGCCCGCAAAAAGATAGAAGGCCTGCTCAACCGCGCCAAGGCCGGTGAGGATTTTGCCACACTAGCCAAGGAGAATACCGAGGACCCGGGCTCCAAAGCCAACGGCGGTCTCTATGAGAATTTCCCGCACGGCCACATGGTCAAACCCTTCGAGGATGCTGCCTTCAGCGTTCCGGTTGGTGGGCTTTCCGATGTCATCGAGACCCAGTATGGCTATCATATCCTCCAGGTCATCGACCGTAAAAAAGAGACCCGCCCCTTCGAAGAAGTCAAGGGCGAACTCGAACAGCAGCTGCAGCGCAGCAAACGCCGCGAGCTGAACAGCTCGATCGTCGAAAAGCTGAAAAAAGAATCCGACTACGAAATCTTCGTCTAG
- a CDS encoding histidine phosphatase family protein, whose protein sequence is MESRTELIVVRHGETPWNMDRRMQGHEDVPLNETGRRQARAVAAHLAAESIDRIYSSDLQRALETAETIRGRRGIALFTDVRLREIHMGSFQGMTQGEAREKHTEAWERFFIHDAEFALPGGQSRSQKQIEIAEFMEEVVRDNPGRRLVIVTHGGILIAMLRHVLHISPSHHFRVSIDNGGIQRFLYSKETWYLVSWGEVDHLATAKEDR, encoded by the coding sequence ATGGAATCTAGGACGGAACTGATCGTCGTGCGGCACGGGGAGACCCCGTGGAATATGGACCGGCGCATGCAGGGTCATGAGGATGTACCCTTGAACGAAACCGGGCGGCGGCAGGCCCGAGCGGTAGCCGCGCATCTGGCGGCGGAATCCATTGACCGGATCTACAGCAGCGATCTGCAGCGTGCGCTCGAGACGGCGGAGACGATCCGTGGCCGCCGCGGGATCGCGTTATTCACCGACGTGCGGCTGCGCGAGATTCACATGGGCAGCTTTCAGGGGATGACCCAGGGAGAAGCTCGGGAAAAGCACACCGAAGCCTGGGAGCGGTTTTTTATCCACGATGCTGAATTCGCCCTGCCGGGCGGGCAGAGTCGTTCCCAGAAGCAGATCGAAATTGCGGAATTCATGGAGGAGGTCGTGCGTGACAACCCCGGCCGGCGGCTGGTGATCGTCACCCATGGCGGCATTCTGATTGCCATGCTGCGTCATGTCTTACACATCAGCCCGAGCCATCATTTCCGGGTGAGCATCGATAATGGAGGCATCCAGCGGTTTCTTTATAGCAAGGAGACCTGGTATCTGGTCTCCTGGGGCGAGGTGGATCATCTAGCGACGGCAAAGGAAGATCGATGA
- the pyk gene encoding pyruvate kinase encodes MRSTKIVATLGPASREPAVLERLIEAGMDVARINFSHGTYAEHAALIADVRQAAAKMERPVAILQDLQGPKIRTGALAGVDAVELKPGAPLVITTEACSGDARRVSTSYEALPDDVRPGDRVLLSDGLMEVRVVKVSGREVMTEVVTGGMLRAHQGINLPGVPLSAPALTPKDREDLAFGLELDVDLVTLSFVRRAADIREIKTTIAAAGKETPVVAKIERAEALDELPEILAVVDCVMVARGDLGVEMPPEQVPILQKQLIEAANAAGRPVITATQMLESMINNPRPTRAEATDVANAIIDGSDAVMLSGETAVGQYPVETVAMMSRIAEVAEASERHGDLGAVRRWTIAQPQSAPQAIAAAAATIVRQLPIAAICVFTLTGNSARLISQQRPRTSIFAFTPDPRTWRRLNLLWGVRPQMIDFAADMETLWQRAQPFLQRHLEGRPGQVIVVGGHPFGAGSSTNLLKIQSL; translated from the coding sequence ATGAGAAGCACCAAAATCGTTGCCACCCTGGGGCCCGCGTCACGGGAGCCGGCGGTGCTGGAACGCTTGATCGAGGCTGGGATGGATGTCGCTCGGATCAACTTCAGCCATGGCACCTACGCCGAGCATGCGGCGCTGATCGCGGATGTGCGCCAGGCGGCGGCGAAAATGGAACGGCCGGTAGCCATTTTGCAGGACTTGCAAGGGCCCAAGATCCGCACCGGGGCACTGGCTGGAGTGGACGCCGTCGAACTGAAACCGGGAGCCCCTCTGGTCATCACCACCGAAGCCTGCAGCGGCGATGCCCGGCGGGTCAGCACCAGCTATGAAGCCCTGCCGGATGACGTGCGGCCAGGCGACCGGGTGTTGCTTTCGGACGGGCTGATGGAGGTGCGGGTCGTCAAGGTGTCCGGCCGGGAGGTGATGACCGAGGTGGTGACCGGCGGCATGCTGCGTGCCCATCAGGGTATCAATCTGCCGGGTGTACCCCTGAGTGCGCCGGCCCTGACGCCCAAGGACCGCGAGGACCTCGCCTTCGGTCTGGAACTGGATGTCGATCTGGTGACCCTCTCGTTTGTGCGGCGGGCCGCGGATATCCGCGAGATCAAGACAACGATCGCGGCCGCGGGCAAGGAGACCCCGGTGGTGGCCAAAATTGAGCGCGCGGAAGCTCTCGACGAGTTGCCGGAGATCCTCGCCGTTGTCGACTGTGTGATGGTTGCACGCGGGGATCTAGGAGTCGAGATGCCGCCGGAGCAGGTTCCCATTTTGCAGAAACAGCTGATCGAAGCGGCCAATGCGGCGGGCCGGCCGGTCATAACCGCAACCCAGATGCTGGAATCGATGATCAACAATCCCCGTCCGACACGCGCCGAGGCCACGGATGTGGCCAACGCCATCATTGACGGCAGCGATGCGGTCATGCTCAGCGGCGAGACGGCTGTGGGCCAGTATCCGGTCGAGACCGTGGCGATGATGTCCCGGATTGCGGAGGTAGCGGAGGCGAGTGAACGCCATGGCGATCTCGGGGCTGTGCGGCGCTGGACCATAGCACAGCCGCAGAGTGCGCCCCAGGCGATCGCGGCTGCCGCGGCGACGATCGTCCGGCAGCTTCCCATCGCCGCCATCTGCGTCTTTACCCTGACAGGCAACAGCGCGCGTCTGATCTCGCAGCAACGGCCCCGCACCTCTATCTTCGCCTTCACACCGGACCCGCGCACCTGGAGGCGATTGAATCTGTTATGGGGCGTCAGACCGCAGATGATCGACTTTGCGGCCGACATGGAGACACTCTGGCAGCGGGCGCAGCCCTTCCTGCAGCGTCACCTCGAGGGCCGTCCAGGACAGGTCATTGTAGTAGGCGGCCATCCCTTTGGGGCCGGCTCCAGCACCAATCTTCTTAAAATTCAGAGCCTGTGA
- a CDS encoding PTS sugar transporter subunit IIA: MRLLEYMSNKSIFLDIEAKDKTEVISEIVDHMAAAHLIQNAEEFKKEVYERERLGSTGIGKGIAIPHARTRAVNRLIIAFARLKRGVDFGAEDDDPVRLIFLLGTPVDTVGDYLKILAKLSRLLKEDALRKKLLKAHSGEEVLELLQEAEGLTS; encoded by the coding sequence TTGCGATTACTGGAATACATGAGCAACAAATCGATTTTTCTTGACATAGAGGCCAAGGACAAGACGGAAGTGATATCCGAGATCGTGGATCATATGGCCGCGGCCCATTTGATTCAGAATGCGGAGGAGTTCAAGAAAGAAGTCTATGAACGGGAGCGTTTGGGAAGCACCGGAATCGGTAAAGGAATCGCCATCCCGCACGCCCGCACCCGCGCGGTCAATCGTCTGATCATCGCCTTTGCACGGCTTAAGCGCGGAGTGGATTTCGGCGCGGAGGATGACGATCCGGTGCGGCTGATCTTTTTGTTGGGCACCCCGGTCGATACTGTGGGCGATTATCTCAAGATCCTCGCCAAACTCTCGCGGCTCTTGAAAGAAGATGCCCTGCGCAAGAAACTTCTCAAGGCGCATTCCGGTGAAGAGGTGCTGGAGCTGCTGCAAGAGGCCGAAGGTCTGACCAGCTGA
- the pepT gene encoding peptidase T codes for MNAKEESCAERFLRYTTFDTQSSEESTSYPSTEKQKLLGQQLVRELQEMGLADATIDAWGYVTATLPANVTYPVPAIGLIAHMDTSPEVSGAGVKAMIHHNYQGGDIPLPAGVVIRAAETPELARQIGHDIITSDGSTLLGADNKAGIAEIFSAVDYLLRHPEVPHGTLRIAVTPDEEVGRGTEHFDVAAFGADFAYTIDGETLGEVEDETFCADSVTITIAGVNLHPGYAKGKLINAIKIAARIIEQLPVEALSPETTSGREGYLHPHHISGGVEEATIKFLIRDFTVEGLQRIEALLQRQAEKVMEDYPKARMTFKVDESYRNMKYQIEKAPHVVDYALEAVRRAGIPPLRSIIRGGTDGSRLSYQGLLTPNIFTGGHNFHSRQEWISIQDMEKAVQVIVNLARIWAEKSR; via the coding sequence ATGAACGCTAAAGAGGAGAGCTGCGCGGAACGGTTCCTGCGCTATACCACCTTCGATACCCAGTCTTCCGAGGAATCCACAAGCTACCCGAGCACAGAAAAACAAAAGCTGCTCGGCCAGCAGCTGGTCCGGGAGCTTCAGGAAATGGGGCTGGCAGATGCCACTATCGATGCGTGGGGCTATGTCACGGCCACGCTCCCAGCAAACGTCACCTATCCCGTGCCGGCCATTGGTTTGATCGCCCACATGGACACCTCGCCTGAAGTGAGCGGTGCCGGCGTCAAGGCGATGATCCATCATAATTATCAGGGCGGAGATATCCCGCTGCCCGCCGGCGTGGTCATCCGCGCCGCCGAAACCCCGGAACTCGCCCGCCAAATCGGTCACGACATCATCACCTCGGACGGCAGCACCCTGCTCGGCGCCGACAACAAGGCCGGTATCGCCGAAATCTTTTCCGCCGTCGACTACCTGCTCCGCCATCCGGAGGTCCCGCACGGCACCCTGCGCATCGCGGTCACCCCGGACGAGGAGGTGGGCCGGGGGACGGAGCACTTTGACGTCGCCGCCTTCGGCGCTGACTTTGCCTATACCATCGACGGAGAGACCCTTGGTGAGGTGGAGGATGAAACCTTCTGTGCCGACAGCGTAACCATCACCATCGCTGGGGTCAACCTCCACCCCGGCTACGCCAAAGGCAAGCTCATCAACGCTATCAAAATCGCCGCCCGCATCATCGAGCAGCTGCCCGTAGAGGCGCTCTCCCCGGAAACTACCTCCGGCCGCGAAGGATACCTCCATCCGCACCATATCAGCGGCGGCGTCGAAGAGGCCACGATCAAATTCCTCATCCGCGATTTCACCGTCGAAGGGCTGCAGCGCATCGAAGCCCTGCTGCAGCGGCAAGCGGAAAAGGTAATGGAGGACTATCCCAAGGCGCGGATGACCTTCAAGGTGGATGAGTCCTACCGCAACATGAAATACCAGATCGAAAAAGCACCGCACGTGGTTGATTACGCTCTCGAAGCGGTCCGCCGGGCGGGGATCCCCCCGCTCCGCAGCATCATCCGCGGCGGCACCGACGGCTCGCGCCTCTCCTATCAGGGCCTTCTGACGCCCAACATCTTCACCGGCGGCCACAATTTTCATTCCCGCCAGGAATGGATCTCCATTCAGGACATGGAGAAGGCCGTACAGGTGATCGTCAATCTGGCCCGGATCTGGGCGGAAAAGAGCCGCTGA
- a CDS encoding RNA polymerase sigma factor: protein MQDKKWAERLAAGDEAAFRELYQTHADGIYRLCLRLLQNRQEAEDAAQEVFLKIIASLPTFRAEARLSSWIFRITLNTCLNLRRQRKVKRWLSLEWLEAQPEAAAAEEGAQRRVERQEEEALLTAAIDRLPEKQRVALILCRFEEKSYQEIAEILGCSVAAVESRIFQAKKNLGKMLVRRIKDTSFD from the coding sequence GTGCAAGACAAGAAATGGGCGGAGCGGCTGGCAGCAGGGGATGAAGCGGCCTTTCGTGAACTCTATCAAACCCATGCGGATGGAATCTACCGTCTCTGTCTGCGTTTGCTGCAAAACCGGCAGGAGGCCGAGGATGCAGCCCAGGAGGTTTTTCTCAAGATCATCGCCTCCCTCCCCACATTTCGCGCAGAGGCGCGGCTCTCCTCATGGATCTTCCGGATCACCCTGAACACCTGCCTGAATCTGCGGCGTCAAAGAAAAGTCAAGCGCTGGCTCTCGCTCGAATGGCTCGAAGCGCAGCCCGAAGCCGCTGCAGCGGAGGAGGGCGCCCAGCGCCGTGTGGAGCGCCAGGAGGAGGAGGCCTTGCTGACTGCGGCCATCGACCGCCTGCCTGAAAAGCAGCGGGTCGCCTTGATCCTCTGCCGTTTTGAGGAAAAGAGCTATCAAGAGATCGCCGAGATACTCGGATGTTCGGTGGCAGCGGTGGAGAGCCGCATCTTCCAGGCAAAAAAAAACCTCGGAAAAATGCTGGTGCGCCGCATCAAGGATACAAGTTTTGATTAA
- a CDS encoding zf-HC2 domain-containing protein, producing the protein MRHTEIEKRLLLYQEGGLDAPLRAVVSAHLEQCESCRQLLARLSRVYGAPATDAPVAVPGGLYVKVRARWQASQAGTHPAPVRSFRRSPWRLPLRRSLAAALLLLAAIGAGLFLGALPEPAPPVADQGTQLKEVFYTDLFDVANIHSYYQAVEQLYQPSTAEGQ; encoded by the coding sequence ATGAGGCACACAGAAATTGAAAAGAGGCTGCTGCTCTATCAGGAGGGCGGGCTGGACGCGCCTCTTCGCGCGGTGGTTTCCGCTCATCTTGAGCAATGCGAGTCGTGCCGTCAGCTGTTGGCTCGATTGAGCCGGGTCTATGGCGCGCCGGCTACCGATGCGCCCGTTGCTGTGCCCGGCGGTCTTTATGTAAAAGTTCGAGCACGCTGGCAGGCGTCACAGGCGGGCACCCATCCGGCGCCGGTCCGGTCATTCCGGCGTTCGCCCTGGAGGCTGCCACTGCGACGTTCTCTGGCCGCTGCCTTGCTGCTGCTGGCGGCCATCGGTGCCGGCCTTTTCCTCGGTGCGCTTCCCGAACCCGCTCCGCCTGTTGCAGATCAGGGGACGCAGCTGAAAGAGGTCTTTTACACGGATCTTTTCGATGTCGCTAATATTCACTCCTATTATCAGGCGGTGGAACAGCTTTATCAACCCTCCACCGCGGAGGGGCAATGA
- a CDS encoding periplasmic heavy metal sensor, with protein MKKHWFLAALLLLTVLNLAAFSSLAWRRWCAHCSKPVCCQEAPAAVLGKQLDLTPEQSIAMDSLHTCFTAAAQVVAAEMKQEQIQLTQELMKDQPDSAVITAVLHRISERHHELSRATVDHLLAQKKRLTPEQQKKLFGMVLNRCAMNPSACIQQPTH; from the coding sequence ATGAAAAAACACTGGTTTTTGGCTGCGCTCTTGCTGCTGACGGTGCTCAATCTGGCGGCCTTTTCTTCGCTCGCCTGGCGGCGTTGGTGTGCACACTGCAGCAAGCCGGTCTGCTGCCAGGAGGCTCCGGCGGCTGTGCTCGGCAAGCAGCTCGATCTGACACCGGAACAATCCATTGCGATGGACAGTCTCCATACCTGTTTCACCGCTGCGGCTCAAGTTGTGGCGGCTGAAATGAAGCAGGAGCAGATCCAGTTGACCCAGGAGTTGATGAAGGACCAGCCGGATAGCGCGGTCATTACGGCCGTTTTACATCGAATCAGTGAGCGCCACCATGAACTTTCGCGTGCGACCGTCGATCATCTCCTGGCGCAAAAAAAGAGGCTCACGCCGGAACAACAGAAAAAATTGTTCGGCATGGTGCTTAACCGATGTGCAATGAATCCATCTGCATGTATACAACAACCAACCCATTAA
- a CDS encoding RNA methyltransferase: MTRKLSFPELEARRRLRASTPPAPASTAVVLLDDIRSLHNVGAIFRTADGAGFAHLYLCGITGTPPRNEIRKTSLGAEESVAWSYHPDPLSLAAHLKAEGFQMVVLEQTDAGVDVAAAPYRFPLCLIIGHEYSGVRDELVELADLAVEIPMAGSKHSLNVSVAFGIAAYEISRRRDDIRS, from the coding sequence ATGACCAGAAAACTGAGTTTTCCCGAACTGGAAGCGCGGCGGCGGTTGCGGGCAAGTACGCCGCCGGCACCCGCTTCCACGGCTGTCGTGCTTCTGGATGATATCCGCAGCCTTCATAATGTCGGGGCGATTTTCCGGACCGCAGATGGCGCCGGATTCGCCCATCTCTATCTCTGCGGCATCACTGGTACGCCGCCGCGCAACGAGATCCGCAAGACCAGCCTGGGCGCGGAGGAGAGCGTGGCCTGGAGCTATCATCCGGATCCGTTATCGCTGGCCGCACACCTCAAGGCGGAGGGTTTTCAAATGGTCGTCCTGGAGCAGACCGACGCCGGCGTCGACGTGGCCGCTGCGCCATACCGCTTTCCTCTCTGCCTGATCATCGGTCACGAGTATTCTGGCGTGCGCGACGAGTTAGTGGAACTGGCGGATCTGGCGGTGGAGATCCCGATGGCCGGCAGTAAACATTCGCTCAATGTATCGGTCGCTTTCGGCATCGCCGCCTATGAAATTTCGCGCCGCCGGGATGATATCCGGAGTTGA
- the fabL gene encoding enoyl-[acyl-carrier-protein] reductase FabL, producing the protein MRGKVALVTGGSRGIGRAIALRLAEAGADVAINYLRQRTAADETVALAEKLGRRALAIRANVGEVENIPRMVGEIKQHFGRLDILVSNAASGVLKPALELNEHHWHWTMDINAGTLLPLTQYSLPLMEEQGGGHIIAVSSLGSVRAIPNYAAVGASKAALESLIRHLAVELAVRNIHVNAVSAGVVDTDALKHFPNRDQLLETSRQKTPSGRLTTPEDVADVVLLLCSPLAQQIHGQTIVVDGGYAITG; encoded by the coding sequence TTGCGGGGCAAAGTGGCGCTGGTGACCGGGGGATCGCGCGGTATAGGCCGGGCCATCGCCTTGCGTCTGGCGGAAGCCGGCGCAGATGTGGCGATCAACTATTTGCGGCAGCGCACGGCCGCCGACGAGACGGTTGCGCTGGCCGAGAAACTGGGGCGGCGCGCTCTGGCGATCCGCGCCAATGTGGGCGAGGTTGAGAACATCCCCAGGATGGTCGGCGAGATCAAGCAGCATTTTGGCCGGCTGGATATCCTCGTCAGCAATGCTGCCTCGGGAGTGCTCAAGCCGGCGCTGGAGTTGAATGAGCATCACTGGCACTGGACCATGGATATCAACGCCGGGACCCTGCTGCCGCTGACCCAGTACAGTTTGCCGCTGATGGAGGAGCAAGGCGGAGGGCATATCATCGCCGTCTCAAGCCTGGGTTCGGTGCGCGCCATTCCCAATTACGCTGCCGTGGGGGCCTCAAAGGCGGCTCTCGAGTCGCTCATCCGTCACCTTGCCGTGGAACTCGCTGTACGCAACATCCATGTCAACGCCGTCTCCGCCGGAGTCGTGGACACCGATGCCCTGAAGCACTTTCCGAATCGCGACCAACTGCTCGAGACCAGCCGGCAAAAAACGCCCTCCGGACGTCTGACCACCCCCGAGGATGTCGCCGATGTGGTGCTGCTGCTTTGTTCACCGCTGGCCCAGCAGATTCATGGTCAGACCATCGTCGTCGACGGCGGCTACGCGATCACGGGCTGA